Proteins co-encoded in one Candidatus Paceibacterota bacterium genomic window:
- a CDS encoding DMT family transporter, whose protein sequence is MKNKGIYFAYAAALISGVSVFLNKFAVGIWDNSSVFTTAKNLVVVFLLTSLLLSLKKIGELKKLSKKQWLQMVLIGFIGGSIPFLLFFKGLSSASATNAAFIHKTLFVWVAVLALPFLKEKISFLQLIALGALFGGVYLFSSPSDFKIGHGEFLIFAATLMWAVENIIAKKVLKNISSLAVGWGRMFFGSAFLLMFLMFTGNISGLFYGVSGKGFGWLIFCCFLLFAYVITWYSALKRLPAMVVSSILVLAAPITSLLNSVFVAHQIKTDLIFPIFLILFGVLLIGNLHERFAAFHQVRSSS, encoded by the coding sequence ATGAAAAATAAAGGGATTTACTTTGCTTACGCCGCCGCTTTAATAAGCGGGGTTTCTGTTTTTTTAAATAAGTTCGCGGTGGGTATTTGGGACAATTCTTCGGTTTTTACCACGGCTAAAAATTTGGTTGTGGTGTTTCTTCTGACTTCCTTGCTTCTGTCTCTTAAAAAAATCGGTGAACTGAAAAAGTTGTCAAAAAAACAGTGGCTGCAGATGGTTCTTATCGGTTTTATTGGCGGAAGCATTCCTTTTTTGCTGTTTTTTAAGGGTTTGTCATCGGCTTCGGCCACGAATGCCGCTTTTATACACAAAACGCTTTTTGTCTGGGTGGCTGTCTTGGCCCTGCCTTTTTTGAAAGAAAAAATTTCTTTTTTGCAGCTTATCGCTCTTGGGGCGCTTTTCGGCGGAGTATATTTGTTTTCATCTCCATCCGATTTTAAGATCGGACACGGCGAATTTTTAATTTTCGCGGCTACCTTGATGTGGGCCGTTGAGAATATAATTGCCAAAAAAGTTTTGAAAAATATTTCCTCTTTGGCGGTCGGTTGGGGAAGAATGTTTTTCGGTTCTGCTTTTCTGCTGATGTTTTTGATGTTTACGGGAAATATCTCCGGTCTGTTTTATGGCGTCTCCGGAAAGGGATTTGGCTGGTTGATTTTTTGCTGTTTTCTTCTTTTTGCTTATGTCATCACTTGGTATTCCGCTTTAAAACGATTGCCGGCCATGGTAGTCAGTTCAATTTTGGTTTTGGCCGCTCCCATTACTTCGCTTTTGAATTCTGTTTTTGTCGCTCATCAAATTAAAACAGATTTAATTTTTCCGATTTTTTTAATATTGTTTGGAGTTTTACTCATCGGCAATTTACATGAACGGTTTGCAGCTTTTCATCAAGTACGCTCTTCCTCCTAA
- a CDS encoding DUF6390 family protein produces the protein MNGLQLFIKYALPPNVLGYCGPEGLSAQKNNAEELRNLLSRFEGAVPYLRLIALSNGIKDEFDERVVEAYWLGNDLLLNVLNKDLYDSIEERFEKKMKNKEWRWLVSQSIPQAKPHHVFHVFEIYRRAGLLRSGAKDKILETMDNCRIGWGTVKSINGGFALVAYSPLEFREKKLCFGKSTAKNFLLLDPSVKIGDEVSFHWNHVCDKITPDQKRNLAYWTDFHLKLVNKTI, from the coding sequence ATGAACGGTTTGCAGCTTTTCATCAAGTACGCTCTTCCTCCTAATGTTTTGGGGTATTGCGGACCCGAAGGACTATCCGCGCAAAAAAACAACGCAGAGGAGTTAAGAAATCTTCTTTCTCGATTTGAGGGCGCGGTGCCTTACCTGCGTCTTATCGCTTTGTCCAATGGGATAAAAGACGAGTTTGACGAGCGGGTGGTGGAAGCTTATTGGTTGGGGAACGACCTGCTTTTGAATGTGCTTAATAAAGATTTGTACGACAGCATTGAGGAGCGTTTTGAAAAGAAAATGAAAAACAAAGAATGGAGATGGTTGGTTTCGCAGTCTATCCCTCAAGCCAAGCCCCATCATGTTTTTCATGTTTTTGAAATTTATCGCCGCGCAGGACTTCTGCGTTCCGGAGCAAAAGACAAAATTTTGGAGACAATGGATAATTGCCGCATCGGGTGGGGAACGGTTAAATCAATCAACGGAGGTTTTGCTTTGGTCGCGTATTCGCCTTTGGAATTTAGAGAAAAAAAATTGTGTTTTGGAAAATCAACCGCAAAAAATTTTTTACTGTTGGATCCGTCCGTTAAAATCGGCGACGAAGTTTCTTTTCACTGGAATCATGTCTGCGATAAAATTACTCCGGATCAAAAAAGAAACTTGGCTTATTGGACCGATTTTCACTTAAAATTGGTGAACAAGACCATTTGA
- a CDS encoding HypC/HybG/HupF family hydrogenase formation chaperone has translation MCLAIPLKIKKIEGDWAVASDGNLEKKVNLSLVKGVEVGDYVLAHADMALNKVEKDEAERILEMTSNLEEHNCECHEK, from the coding sequence ATGTGTCTGGCAATTCCGTTAAAAATTAAAAAAATTGAAGGCGATTGGGCCGTGGCAAGCGACGGGAACTTGGAGAAGAAAGTGAACCTCTCGCTTGTTAAGGGCGTGGAAGTCGGAGATTATGTTCTCGCTCACGCGGATATGGCATTGAACAAAGTGGAAAAAGACGAAGCGGAAAGAATTTTAGAGATGACGTCTAATTTAGAAGAGCATAATTGCGAATGCCATGAAAAATAA
- a CDS encoding type II secretion system F family protein yields the protein MPIFKFTAKNLNGSSLNGAREAEDKFDLGRKLKAEGYMLVECSEEKTGRKAASFFSGILGGVPLEEKMIFTRNLAVMISAGLPLARALKVLTKQAKSKKFKDALSDISDMLSKGKPLHESLDKYPKIFSHLYVAMVKAGERSGKIDGALKLVAQQLENDFILKRKVRGAMIYPAILVCAMVAIGILMLIYVVPTLVSTFDELGVDLPASTQVIVWLSNSLISNSFVILVFAVILFLAAVWLLRMPAVKKGIDFSFLYLPIISPLVRKINSARFARTLSSLISSGVDILEAFDMTAGVTQNFYYKKIIASAKQEIQKGSSISAPFKQADNVFPPLIGEMISVGEETGKLSEMLLQIAEFYEGEVSEATKDLATVIEPVLMVIIGAVVGFFAISMIKPMYSMMGGV from the coding sequence GACAAATTTGATTTGGGCAGGAAGCTCAAGGCGGAAGGATATATGCTTGTTGAGTGCAGCGAAGAAAAAACGGGAAGGAAAGCCGCGTCTTTTTTTTCCGGAATATTGGGAGGAGTTCCTCTTGAAGAAAAAATGATTTTTACGCGCAATCTGGCGGTGATGATTTCGGCCGGTCTGCCTTTGGCGCGCGCGTTGAAAGTGCTTACGAAGCAGGCAAAAAGCAAAAAATTCAAGGATGCACTTTCCGATATCTCGGATATGCTTAGCAAGGGTAAGCCGCTTCATGAAAGCTTGGACAAATACCCGAAAATTTTCTCGCATCTTTACGTGGCCATGGTGAAAGCGGGAGAAAGAAGCGGCAAAATAGACGGCGCCCTTAAATTGGTTGCACAGCAGCTGGAAAATGATTTTATTCTTAAAAGAAAAGTGAGGGGCGCCATGATTTATCCGGCAATTCTTGTCTGCGCCATGGTCGCGATAGGAATTTTGATGCTTATATACGTGGTGCCGACGCTGGTTTCCACTTTTGACGAACTCGGCGTTGACCTTCCTGCAAGCACTCAAGTGATAGTCTGGCTCAGCAACTCTCTTATTTCCAATTCGTTTGTTATTTTAGTTTTTGCCGTGATTTTGTTCCTGGCGGCAGTTTGGCTTTTGAGAATGCCGGCGGTAAAAAAGGGCATAGATTTTTCGTTTTTGTACCTTCCGATAATATCTCCTCTTGTCAGAAAAATAAATTCAGCCAGATTTGCAAGAACGCTGTCTTCTCTTATTTCTTCCGGCGTGGATATTCTTGAAGCGTTTGATATGACTGCCGGAGTTACCCAAAATTTTTATTATAAAAAAATTATAGCGTCGGCAAAACAGGAAATACAAAAAGGTTCTTCAATCTCCGCTCCTTTTAAACAGGCGGATAATGTTTTTCCTCCGCTGATAGGCGAAATGATATCTGTCGGCGAAGAAACGGGAAAACTGTCGGAAATGCTTTTGCAGATTGCCGAATTTTACGAAGGAGAAGTTTCCGAAGCGACAAAGGATTTGGCCACTGTCATAGAACCGGTTCTGATGGTGATTATCGGCGCGGTTGTGGGATTTTTTGCAATTTCAATGATAAAGCCGATGTACTCGATGATGGGAGGAGTTTAA
- a CDS encoding prepilin-type N-terminal cleavage/methylation domain-containing protein: MKNYSKKGFTLIETVIAIAIFALAMTAVSSFILMLYRSQHYSWEQSIAVDEARKGVETMIKELREAHEGDDGSYVIEKADDKEIVFYSDIDQDDETERVRYFLGNVNSGSQVKTCVTYTSGGSCSVSFSDFFTGTLLSVQVQVSVEGDFGASNEEADVYADSVYLNEICDSGCQDCPGAWQGTSVYDVFSYAGDNSIQFVADANSHVGPNCDWQEPDHSMKARFELTWTEETMGTDLKKGVIEPTSAPVEYPLAQEQISVLSSYVINAPPIFEYFDKNGDKIIDSPARLIDTKMMKIFMVIDADTENDPPAYELESNVRLRNLKNE, from the coding sequence ATGAAAAATTACAGCAAAAAAGGATTTACTCTCATTGAAACTGTCATCGCGATAGCGATTTTCGCTCTTGCCATGACCGCGGTTTCTTCGTTTATCCTTATGCTTTACCGAAGCCAGCACTATAGCTGGGAACAATCTATTGCTGTTGATGAAGCGCGAAAGGGCGTAGAAACAATGATAAAAGAACTTAGAGAGGCTCATGAGGGCGATGACGGGTCTTATGTTATTGAAAAAGCCGATGATAAGGAAATAGTCTTTTACAGCGACATTGACCAGGATGATGAAACAGAAAGAGTCAGATATTTTCTTGGAAACGTTAATTCCGGCAGCCAGGTAAAAACTTGCGTTACTTATACGTCCGGAGGAAGTTGCAGTGTTTCTTTCTCCGATTTTTTTACCGGCACTTTGCTTTCGGTTCAAGTGCAGGTTTCAGTTGAAGGAGATTTTGGCGCGTCAAACGAAGAAGCGGATGTTTATGCCGATTCTGTTTATTTGAATGAAATTTGCGATAGCGGATGCCAAGATTGCCCCGGAGCTTGGCAGGGGACTTCGGTTTACGATGTTTTTTCTTATGCCGGAGATAATTCTATTCAGTTTGTAGCCGACGCGAATTCCCATGTCGGTCCAAACTGCGATTGGCAAGAACCAGACCATTCCATGAAAGCCAGATTTGAATTGACTTGGACGGAAGAAACCATGGGCACTGATTTGAAAAAGGGGGTTATCGAGCCGACTTCGGCGCCCGTTGAATACCCTTTGGCCCAGGAACAGATTAGCGTTTTGAGCTCGTATGTCATAAACGCCCCCCCGATTTTTGAGTACTTTGATAAAAATGGCGATAAAATAATAGATTCGCCGGCGCGGCTTATTGATACGAAAATGATGAAAATCTTTATGGTTATAGACGCGGACACTGAAAACGACCCGCCGGCGTATGAGCTTGAATCAAATGTCCGGCTTAGAAACCTTAAAAATGAATAA
- a CDS encoding PHP domain-containing protein, with product MESLKKTAKRLSIISIAAFVVIFLAISAYGNSSTEKELKSAKKIPENKQENGAFSVKAGFHIHTGDDVIDNLSYSTYDLIDTAKKMNFDAIALTFHENVLEHEKYERYAEYAADKNILLIRGIEADIEGKDVVILNCPENAEDIKNFEELREYKKQNPQIFVFAPHPFVPDSKSLFQLLEKNIDIFDAIELSIFSNETFNFNEKAEKIAEKYNKQLIATADVHFQGMLNRGYVILNVEEKTPEKIFQRIKSGKIENRLDPLTPEEMFAHKIKFSYIWRAVSSAVLEK from the coding sequence ATGGAATCTCTTAAAAAGACAGCCAAGCGGCTTTCAATAATTTCAATCGCCGCTTTTGTCGTTATTTTTTTGGCCATTTCCGCTTACGGAAATTCTTCAACTGAAAAGGAGCTGAAATCGGCAAAAAAAATACCGGAAAACAAACAAGAAAACGGAGCTTTTTCCGTAAAAGCCGGGTTTCACATCCACACCGGAGACGATGTAATAGACAATCTTTCTTATTCAACTTATGACCTCATAGACACGGCCAAAAAAATGAATTTTGACGCCATCGCTTTGACGTTTCACGAAAATGTTCTTGAACATGAAAAATACGAAAGATACGCCGAGTACGCCGCGGATAAAAATATTCTCCTTATCCGGGGAATTGAAGCCGACATAGAAGGAAAAGACGTCGTAATTCTCAACTGCCCCGAAAACGCGGAAGACATAAAAAATTTTGAAGAACTTAGAGAATACAAAAAACAAAATCCTCAAATATTCGTTTTCGCTCCCCATCCTTTTGTGCCGGACAGCAAAAGCCTTTTCCAATTGCTTGAAAAAAATATAGATATTTTTGACGCGATAGAACTTTCCATTTTTTCAAACGAAACTTTCAATTTTAACGAAAAAGCGGAAAAAATCGCCGAAAAATACAACAAACAGCTTATAGCAACCGCCGATGTGCATTTTCAGGGAATGTTAAACCGCGGATATGTAATATTAAACGTTGAAGAAAAAACTCCGGAAAAAATCTTCCAAAGGATAAAAAGCGGTAAAATCGAAAATCGGCTTGACCCGCTGACACCGGAAGAAATGTTCGCGCACAAAATAAAATTTTCTTATATATGGCGCGCTGTCAGCTCCGCTGTCTTGGAAAAATAA
- a CDS encoding prepilin-type N-terminal cleavage/methylation domain-containing protein encodes MGKIKINRGFSLVEVIVGTALMLVIFVGLFEAYRMVFKMIGQSRSRITATSLSNKQIETARNLPYSSVGVVGGFPEGVLESSTTTVSNNILFTIENRVDFVVDSSDGVASPEDDCPNDYKRIETKVSWSDGFGGEVVAGSDIAPENLSQECSSDGGILSVSVFDSHGQMVFSPLIEIKDPLTGEVVKSASPSSGQHYFSLATSTYKISVSASGFSSENTYASGDIYGGTTIITPEKPNLAVLEGLLSQSSLSIDRTGVFSVDTSSPWGSDSFSDSFVDESKILEKSDVAVSSGDAMLAIGADGYFLSGYLLSVGSSPVNISNWDEFSFSDNEPAGADLKYQIYYSSSTDWYLVPEEDLAGNSEGFDISPVDLSGLPIADYAGLRLKANFSTESTTTTSVLENWSLSWITSDPTPIPGATFSLRGEKSVGDDEFGDPIYKYLESFESDSSGHKDISDLEWDSYTFSTEPAGGLNLVDINPSPQPIGLSPLENISVVLYLDSSNSCLITLEDDITLEPIFSGSIRMYNSGLGYDETQYTDERGQTLFIPLDAGTYNLEISGPGYASENSSVSVSGNTLKTIGLEQVE; translated from the coding sequence GTGGGAAAAATAAAAATTAACAGAGGTTTTTCTCTTGTTGAAGTTATTGTCGGCACGGCTTTAATGCTTGTGATTTTTGTGGGGCTTTTCGAGGCTTATCGCATGGTCTTTAAAATGATAGGCCAAAGCAGGAGCCGGATTACCGCGACTTCGTTGTCCAATAAACAAATAGAGACGGCAAGAAATTTGCCGTATTCTTCCGTGGGTGTGGTCGGCGGTTTTCCAGAAGGGGTTTTGGAAAGCTCAACAACGACAGTGAGTAATAATATATTGTTTACAATAGAAAACAGGGTGGATTTTGTCGTTGACTCTTCCGACGGGGTGGCTTCCCCGGAAGATGATTGTCCTAATGATTACAAAAGAATTGAAACCAAGGTTTCGTGGTCCGATGGTTTTGGCGGGGAAGTTGTTGCCGGGTCGGACATAGCGCCGGAAAATCTTAGCCAGGAATGTTCTTCCGACGGAGGAATTTTATCCGTTTCCGTTTTTGACAGCCATGGACAGATGGTTTTTTCACCTTTAATTGAAATAAAAGATCCGTTAACGGGTGAAGTGGTAAAATCAGCGTCTCCGTCAAGCGGCCAGCATTATTTTTCTTTGGCGACTTCCACTTACAAGATATCGGTTTCTGCGTCGGGTTTCAGCTCTGAAAATACTTATGCCAGCGGCGATATTTATGGCGGCACAACAATAATTACCCCGGAAAAGCCGAATCTGGCTGTTTTGGAAGGCTTGCTTTCCCAATCAAGTTTATCAATAGACAGAACCGGAGTTTTTTCCGTGGATACAAGTTCTCCATGGGGCAGTGATAGTTTTTCCGATTCTTTTGTTGACGAAAGTAAAATCCTTGAAAAATCCGACGTCGCTGTTTCAAGCGGCGATGCAATGCTGGCGATTGGAGCTGACGGATATTTTCTTTCCGGTTATCTTCTTTCCGTCGGGTCTTCGCCTGTAAATATTTCAAACTGGGACGAATTTTCTTTCAGTGACAATGAGCCGGCTGGCGCCGACCTTAAATATCAGATTTATTATTCTTCCTCAACGGATTGGTACTTGGTCCCCGAAGAAGATTTGGCCGGAAATTCCGAAGGATTTGATATTTCTCCCGTCGATTTGTCGGGATTGCCGATTGCCGATTACGCCGGATTGCGGCTGAAAGCGAATTTTTCAACCGAAAGCACCACTACCACTTCGGTTCTTGAAAACTGGAGCCTTTCGTGGATCACTAGCGACCCGACTCCGATTCCCGGAGCGACTTTTTCTTTAAGAGGAGAAAAATCAGTCGGAGACGATGAATTTGGAGATCCTATTTATAAGTATTTGGAATCGTTTGAATCGGATTCCTCGGGGCATAAAGATATTTCGGATTTGGAATGGGATTCTTACACTTTTTCGACAGAGCCGGCCGGCGGTTTGAATTTGGTGGATATAAATCCTTCTCCTCAGCCAATAGGCCTTTCTCCCTTAGAAAATATTTCAGTCGTTCTTTATCTGGATTCTTCCAATTCTTGTCTGATAACCCTGGAAGACGATATTACGCTTGAGCCGATTTTTTCCGGTTCAATAAGAATGTACAACAGCGGTTTGGGATACGATGAAACTCAATATACGGATGAAAGAGGCCAGACTCTTTTTATTCCGCTTGACGCGGGAACTTACAATTTGGAAATTTCAGGGCCAGGGTACGCGTCGGAAAATTCCAGTGTTTCGGTTTCCGGAAACACACTTAAAACAATAGGGCTGGAGCAGGTTGAATAG